The following proteins are encoded in a genomic region of Rhizobium sp. CCGE531:
- a CDS encoding SDR family oxidoreductase, whose protein sequence is MSSQHAVIVGGSSGIGLATAAHLLEKGYRVTITGRDAAKLQVAAQSLHGDVTATVMDAADFTGLVKAFQAIGPLDHLVLALGGGNGAGPFATVDLADVRKGFEQKTLAHFACAQACLPHLSRQGSITFVSAVSAQAAMPGTAGLGAINAAIAALAPILAVELKPIRVNCVSPGVVDTPWWDFLSAEQKEPTFAGFAARTPVGRVGSPREIAEAIAFLIGNGFTSGHTLICDGGIRLGQ, encoded by the coding sequence ATGTCGTCTCAACACGCAGTTATTGTCGGCGGTTCATCCGGTATCGGCCTTGCGACCGCAGCCCATCTTCTCGAAAAAGGATATCGCGTCACGATCACGGGTCGCGACGCGGCGAAACTCCAGGTAGCCGCACAAAGCCTGCATGGCGATGTCACCGCCACCGTCATGGATGCGGCCGACTTTACCGGTCTTGTCAAAGCCTTCCAGGCAATTGGACCGCTGGATCATCTCGTCCTGGCACTGGGCGGCGGAAATGGGGCCGGTCCCTTCGCCACCGTTGATCTCGCCGATGTCAGAAAAGGTTTCGAGCAGAAGACGTTGGCGCACTTCGCCTGTGCCCAGGCTTGCCTTCCCCATCTCTCGAGACAGGGCAGCATCACCTTCGTCTCCGCCGTATCGGCGCAGGCGGCCATGCCCGGAACCGCAGGCCTCGGAGCCATCAATGCCGCCATTGCCGCCTTAGCACCGATCCTCGCCGTCGAACTCAAGCCCATCCGGGTGAACTGCGTTTCCCCAGGGGTCGTCGACACGCCCTGGTGGGATTTCCTATCCGCGGAGCAGAAAGAGCCCACCTTCGCCGGCTTCGCGGCACGCACCCCGGTTGGCCGCGTCGGTAGCCCACGGGAGATCGCCGAAGCCATCGCCTTCCTGATCGGCAACGGCTTCACAAGCGGTCATACGCTGATCTGCGACGGCGGCATCCGGCTCGGCCAGTAA
- a CDS encoding SDR family NAD(P)-dependent oxidoreductase yields the protein MDMSGKTILITGSTDGVGRRIAERLAETGARVLIHGRNRARAEEVVSGIRDKGGNAAIYLADFSSLDEVRALADAVERDHDRLDVLINNAGIGTSGGAAGRQESRDGHELRFAVNYLAGFLLTRRLLPLLKASTPARIVNVSSVGQQAIDFSDVMLTCGYSGVRAYCQSKLAQIASTFDLAEELAGSGVTANCLHPATYMDTTMVRQAGVAPLSSVDEGADAILNLAVGNALEGRTGLYYDGLRPSRAIAQAYDATARQNLRTLSQSLTQLA from the coding sequence ATGGACATGAGCGGCAAGACGATCCTGATCACGGGCTCGACCGATGGCGTCGGTCGGCGGATTGCCGAAAGACTGGCGGAGACGGGTGCCAGGGTGCTGATCCACGGCCGCAACCGGGCGCGGGCCGAAGAGGTAGTCTCCGGCATTCGCGATAAAGGCGGCAATGCGGCCATCTATCTCGCCGACTTCTCCTCGCTGGACGAAGTCCGCGCACTTGCCGATGCCGTCGAACGCGACCATGATCGCCTTGACGTCCTCATCAACAATGCCGGCATCGGCACCAGCGGCGGCGCCGCGGGACGCCAGGAGAGCCGCGATGGGCATGAGCTGCGCTTTGCGGTGAATTATCTCGCCGGCTTTCTGCTGACGCGCCGCCTCCTGCCGCTGTTGAAGGCAAGCACTCCCGCCCGCATCGTCAATGTTTCCTCGGTCGGTCAACAGGCCATCGACTTCTCCGATGTCATGCTGACATGCGGCTATAGCGGCGTGCGCGCCTATTGCCAGAGCAAGCTGGCGCAGATCGCCTCCACCTTTGATCTTGCCGAGGAGCTGGCCGGTTCCGGCGTCACCGCCAACTGCCTGCACCCGGCAACCTATATGGACACGACCATGGTGCGCCAGGCAGGTGTCGCACCGCTGAGCTCCGTCGATGAGGGCGCCGATGCGATCCTCAATCTGGCTGTCGGCAACGCCTTGGAAGGGCGCACAGGCCTCTATTACGACGGACTGCGCCCGTCCCGCGCCATCGCCCAGGCCTATGATGCGACCGCGCGACAGAACCTGCGAACACTCAGCCAAAGCCTTACCCAGCTCGCCTGA
- a CDS encoding helix-turn-helix domain-containing protein, producing the protein MVRRLDKSLSQADYEALATLRHTLRKFMDFSTSAAHEAGLPPQQHQALLAIKGNSAGEAMTIGMLAEKLLIAPHTATELVGRLIDGGYVTRHPDPTDKRRQTLQLTDKSEEVLQALSSIHLVEIREMAPRLIEILTQLQADARNG; encoded by the coding sequence TCAGGCGGATTACGAGGCGCTGGCGACACTGCGCCATACCCTGCGCAAGTTCATGGATTTCAGCACCTCGGCGGCGCATGAGGCAGGTTTGCCGCCGCAGCAGCATCAGGCGTTGCTTGCCATCAAGGGGAACAGCGCCGGCGAGGCGATGACTATCGGCATGCTGGCGGAAAAGCTGCTGATTGCGCCGCATACGGCGACGGAGCTTGTGGGACGGCTGATCGATGGCGGCTATGTCACCCGCCATCCCGACCCCACGGACAAGCGCCGCCAGACCCTGCAATTGACGGATAAGTCCGAAGAGGTTCTTCAAGCGCTGAGCTCGATCCATCTGGTCGAAATCCGTGAAATGGCGCCAAGACTGATCGAAATCCTCACGCAGCTTCAGGCGGATGCCCGCAATGGCTGA
- a CDS encoding helix-turn-helix transcriptional regulator: MTINQNQTILEARRREFAAFLRSRREKLTPAGVGLPEGFRRRTPGLRREEVALLAGVGTTWYTWLEQGRDVRASAEVLSALADALRLDPAERRHLFTLSDRPSAEVPSRGPEDVPDALLRMLASLKGQPAYVLGRRWDVLAWNAAAVAIFGDYSRLQGDARNSIHRVFTDPAHRQLLVDWEIVAANSLAMFRADSARYAGDPDFERLITGLTQASPEFRAWWPRQDVLRPLTGHKRLRHPEGGLMTFEYTALAVMDRADMKLVVYTPLDGDGTSDRLEQLLHRAGAV; this comes from the coding sequence ATGACCATCAATCAAAACCAGACCATTCTCGAAGCCAGGCGCCGCGAATTCGCTGCCTTCCTGCGCTCTCGCCGAGAAAAATTGACCCCGGCAGGCGTTGGGCTTCCTGAGGGGTTTCGACGCCGCACGCCGGGGCTCAGGCGTGAAGAGGTGGCGTTGCTCGCCGGTGTCGGCACCACCTGGTACACATGGCTGGAACAAGGCCGGGACGTACGCGCCTCCGCGGAGGTTCTTTCGGCGCTGGCCGACGCGCTGCGTCTCGATCCGGCCGAGCGGCGGCATCTTTTTACGCTGAGCGACCGGCCGTCGGCGGAGGTTCCGTCGCGCGGACCCGAGGATGTGCCGGATGCGTTGCTGCGCATGCTTGCGAGCCTTAAGGGCCAGCCCGCCTATGTTCTCGGCCGGCGCTGGGATGTGCTGGCCTGGAACGCGGCGGCAGTCGCAATATTCGGCGATTACAGCCGGTTGCAGGGCGATGCGCGCAACAGCATCCATCGGGTATTCACCGATCCCGCCCATCGGCAGCTATTGGTCGATTGGGAGATTGTGGCTGCGAATTCGCTGGCGATGTTTCGTGCCGATAGTGCCCGTTATGCCGGTGATCCGGATTTCGAGCGGCTGATCACCGGTTTGACGCAGGCAAGTCCGGAATTTCGGGCTTGGTGGCCGAGGCAAGACGTGTTGCGGCCATTGACCGGTCACAAGCGCCTGCGCCATCCCGAAGGTGGCCTCATGACATTCGAATATACCGCGCTTGCCGTCATGGATCGCGCCGATATGAAGCTGGTGGTCTATACCCCGCTCGATGGGGATGGAACGAGTGACAGGCTGGAGCAACTGTTGCATCGAGCTGGTGCGGTATAA